The following are encoded together in the Gasterosteus aculeatus chromosome 7, fGasAcu3.hap1.1, whole genome shotgun sequence genome:
- the LOC120822889 gene encoding olfactory receptor 2A12-like, whose product MNLFNSALGKNITFVHPAYFIISGFSGIPNIKYYYVFLCFVYIVSALGNTVVMAVIYLDHNLRTPKYIAVFNLAFVDLLGSSALVPKLLDIFLFNHRYISYNDCLTFLFFSYTFLSMQVLNLVALSYDRLIAIMHPLTYQVKVTHRFMLSLIASFWVFAITADLVLVGLLTRLSFCGSVVINSYFCDHGQIYRLACNDNTPSYVLAVFLIALIFMSPLSFIVLSYVCIGYALSKVATALERYKAFKTCTAHLSLVAIYFIPLLITFTMSSQIHPNARIVNLSLASVFPPMLNPIIYVLQTQEIKVSVKKIVKGRIESQIKVKKVNIKLQPLFIL is encoded by the coding sequence ATGAATTTATTCAACTCTGCTCTCGGGAAAAACATCACTTTTGTGCATCCTGCTTATTTCATAATAAGCGGTTTCTCTGGCATACCTAATATTAAGTATTACTATGTTTTCCtctgttttgtttatattgtttcaGCGCTTGGAAATACAGTTGTGATGGCAGTAATATACTTGGATCATAATCTGAGAACTCCTAAATATATTGCAGTTTTTAACTTGGCATTTGTGGACTTGTTGGGTAGCTCTGCTCTGGTGCCGAAGCTTCTTGACATCTTTCTGTTTAACCATCGCTACATCTCCTACAATGACTGCttgacctttctttttttcagctaCACCTTCCTTTCCATGCAGGTTCTTAATCTGGTTGCACTCTCCTACGACCGATTAATTGCCATCATGCACCCTCTCACCTATCAAGTGAAGGTGACACACAGGTTCATGCTTTCTTTGATTGCATCTTTCTGGGTGTTTGCAATTACTGCTGATCTTGTTTTAGTTGGTCTTCTTACCAGACTTTCCTTCTGCGGGTCTGTGGTTATTAACAGTTATTTCTGTGACCATGGCCAGATATACAGGCTGGCCTGCAATGACAACACACCCAGCTATGTTCTTGCTGTGTTTTTAATAGCTCTAATTTTTATGTCTCCACTCTCATTCATTGTGTTAAGTTATGTATGTATTGGTTATGCTTTGTCTAAAGTGGCCACAGCTCTGGAAAGATACAAGGCCTTTAAAACCTGCACAGCTCATCTCTCACTAGTGGCAATTTATTTCATCCCATTGTTGATAACATTTACTATGAGTTCACAAATACATCCAAATGCCAGAATCGTAAACCTCTCTCTGGcctctgtttttcctcccatgCTAAACCCAATTATTTATGTTCTGCAGACACAAGAAATCAAAGTATCAGTGAAAAAAATAGTAAAAGGTAGAATTGAATCCCAAATTAAAGTGAAGAAAGTTAACATCAAATTACAACCTTTGTTTATACTTTAG